The DNA sequence TTTAAAGCCAAGGTCTTTTATATTATCAAGGATCTCAGCTGTCGCTGCCGGACCGTGCTTTTTGATGCATCTGTCGATTATTGCGCCAAGTTGTTTCTTACCGCATGTAAAGCTTATTTCAGGAACAAACTCATTATTAGGATCGCTTCTATCGACATAACCAAGATCCTGCGGAATAGGTTCATTAAATATCAGAAGGCCAATAGTTGTATCAATAAGTTTAGAATGTATCTCTCCATTTACTTCTTTCGTAATTCGCACTTTGATAGCAGCATGAAGTGATACCTCTCTGTTGTCATATGCAAGCAGAGCCTCATCCACTGAGCTGAACGCCTTGCCTTCGCCCTTTTCGCCCTCTTTCTTAAGAGTCAGATAGTAAGAACCAAGCACCATATCCTGTGAAGGAACTGTAACAGGGCGGCCATCCTGAGGCTTTAATAAGTTGTTAGCTGAAAGCATAAGGTATCTCGCCTCTGCCTGAGCCTCTGAGGAAAGCGGAACATGGACAGCCATCTGGTCTCCGTCGAAGTCCGCATTGTAAGCTGTACAAACAAGAGGGTGAAGTTTCAACGCTCTGCCTTCTACCAGTATCGGCTCAAATGCCTGAATTCCAAGTCTGTGAAGCGTTGGCGCACGGTTCAAAAGAACGGGATGGTCTTTGATAACGAATTCAAGTGCGTCCCAAACCTCATTATAAGAACGCTCAACCATCTTTTTGGCGCCTTTAATATTATTCGCAATGCCGTCTTCGCAAAGTTTCTTCATAACAAATGGTTTGAAAAGCTCAAGAGCCATTTCTTTTGGAAGACCGCACTGGTATATCTTAAGATCAGGTCCGACGACAATAACCGAACGTCCGGAGTAGTCGACACGTTTACCAAGTAAGTTCTGTCTGAAACGTCCCTGTTTACCTTTTAACATGTCTGATAAGGATTTAAGCGGACGGTTGTTAGGTCCTGTTACAGGTCTGCCGCGTCTGCCGTTGTCAATCAGTGCGTCGACAGCTTCCTGAAGCATTCTTTTTTCGTTGCGTATGATTATATCAGGAGCAGACAGCTCCATAAGCCTTTTCAAACGGTTATTACGGTTTATTACACGGCGGTACAGATCATTTAAGTCACTCGTTGCAAAACGTCCGCCGTCCAGCTGAACCATAGGACGGATCTCAGGCGGGATAACAGGAACAACGTCGAGAATCATCCATTCCGGTTTGTTGCCGGACTGACGAAATGCCTCAACAACCTCAAGTCTTTTTATAAGTTTTGCACGCTTTTGACCTGTTGCTGTTTCAAGCTCTTCCTTAAGCTCTACAGACATTTTTTCGAGATCAAGCTCGGAAAGAAGTGTCTTTATAGCCTCCGCACCCATTCCTGCCTTAAATGAATCTTCGTATTTTTCCTTCATGTCCCAGTATTCTTTTTCGGAGAGTATCTGTTTCTTTGTTAGAACAGTGTCTCCCGGATCAAGAACAATATATGAAACATAATATAGAACTTTTTCAAGGTGGCGGGGCGATATATCAAGGATCAGTCCCATACGGGATGGAATACCTTTGAAGTACCAGATATGCGATACTGGAGCAGCAAGTTCAATATGCCCCATTCTCTCACGGCGAACCTTTGAACGTGTGATCTCAACGCCGCAGCGTTCACATACCTTGCCCTTATAGCGAATTCTCTTATATTTACCGCAGTGGCACTCCCAGTCTTTCTGAGGCCCGAAAATACGCTCACAGAACAGACCGTCGCGCTCCGGCTTCAAGGTTCTATAGTTTATGGTTTCAGGCTTTTTAACTTCGCCTCTTGACCATTTTCTTATTTCATCGGGTGAAGCAATGCCGATTTTTATACTATTAAACGTATTAAATTCCATTAACAGCTTTCCCCCTTAATTAAAATATGAAGTCGTCGTCATTGGATTCTTCTTGTTCTTCAGCCGTATCCTCGAACTCATCAAAAATATCATCTACTTCACTGTCTATTTCGTCTTCGTCTTCAGTGAGATCTTCCTCAACATCATCCTCAGCAGTATCTTCGCCCGGCAAATCTTCCATCATATCCGGAGGAATTTTAGCAAGGCCCATATCGTCGCCTTCATCATCCATATTTTCAGAAAGCTCTATTTCCTCGTCATTTTCATCAAGGACTTTCATATCAAGACCAAGTGATTGAAGTTCCTTAATAAGGACTTTAAATGACTCCGGAACGCCAGGCTTCGGAACATTTTGACCCTTTACGATCGCTTCATAAGTTTTCGAACGTCCTGTGACATCATCAGACTTAACAGTAAGGATCTCCTGCAAGGTATATGCAGAACCATACGCCTCAAGAGCCCAAACCTCCATCTCTCCGAAACGCTGACCGCCAAACTGAGCTTTTCCGCCCAGAGGCTGCTGAGTAACAAGGGAGTAAGGTCCAATTGAACGGGCATGTATCTTATCATCAACCAGATGAGCAAGTTTTAAGAAGTACATATATCCGACAGTTACCGGGTTGTCAAACGGAAGTCCGGTACGCCCGTCGTACAGCGTTGTCTTACCGTCTTTACGAAGGCCGGCAAGCTCAAGACTTTTTTCTATATCGTCCTGATTTGCGCCGTCAAATACAGGGGTCATAATCTTCCAGCCCAGCTGTTTTGCAGCCATGCCAAGGTGAACCTC is a window from the Bacillota bacterium genome containing:
- the rpoC gene encoding DNA-directed RNA polymerase subunit beta'; the encoded protein is MEFNTFNSIKIGIASPDEIRKWSRGEVKKPETINYRTLKPERDGLFCERIFGPQKDWECHCGKYKRIRYKGKVCERCGVEITRSKVRRERMGHIELAAPVSHIWYFKGIPSRMGLILDISPRHLEKVLYYVSYIVLDPGDTVLTKKQILSEKEYWDMKEKYEDSFKAGMGAEAIKTLLSELDLEKMSVELKEELETATGQKRAKLIKRLEVVEAFRQSGNKPEWMILDVVPVIPPEIRPMVQLDGGRFATSDLNDLYRRVINRNNRLKRLMELSAPDIIIRNEKRMLQEAVDALIDNGRRGRPVTGPNNRPLKSLSDMLKGKQGRFRQNLLGKRVDYSGRSVIVVGPDLKIYQCGLPKEMALELFKPFVMKKLCEDGIANNIKGAKKMVERSYNEVWDALEFVIKDHPVLLNRAPTLHRLGIQAFEPILVEGRALKLHPLVCTAYNADFDGDQMAVHVPLSSEAQAEARYLMLSANNLLKPQDGRPVTVPSQDMVLGSYYLTLKKEGEKGEGKAFSSVDEALLAYDNREVSLHAAIKVRITKEVNGEIHSKLIDTTIGLLIFNEPIPQDLGYVDRSDPNNEFVPEISFTCGKKQLGAIIDRCIKKHGPAATAEILDNIKDLGFKFSTRGAFTISFSDMEVPKEKWELIGKAEQEVERITKQFRRGILTDHERYDKVVAIWTKTTEDVTLALRKSFSRYNPIYMMADSGARGSFNQIRQLAGMRGLMANTSGNAIEIPIRSNFREGLTVLEYFISSRGARKGLADTALRTADSGYLTRRLVDVAQDVIIRQDDCGTHEGIIVSDIKEGNEIIEPLFDRLVGRYVAEPVVHPETGEVIVDTDTLISDDMAKRIVDAGITSVKIRTLLTCRARYGVCSKCYGSNLATGEKVSVGEAVGIIAAQSIGEPGTQLTMRTFHTGGVAGDDITQGLPRVEELFEARRPKKEAIISEVEGVVSITEEKKIKHVIIDTEIDTTAPQGMSNVPPVDDYLGNILARDVVDSKKNKVLYKKDSVINKKMLLEMRTGGIKQITIAADVPQEATRRDYAIPYGLDIRVADGQHVKVGTKLTEGAPSPHRIMDVLGAAAVQNYLIQEVQRVYRLQGVDINDRHIEVIVRQMMKKVRIEDGGDTPLLMSSMINRYEMDEENKKIEDRVSDEVELRPATGIPVLQGITKASLETDSFLSAASFQETTRVLTDAATKGKVDPLLGLKENVIIGKLVPAGTGMGIYRDVEITETGTKINGVDSAQ